One window of Carassius auratus strain Wakin chromosome 17, ASM336829v1, whole genome shotgun sequence genomic DNA carries:
- the slc22a7b.4 gene encoding solute carrier family 22 member 7 isoform X1, with protein MKFESILEETGGFGRYQIALVLLMFIPRITIPCHFLLNNFIAAIPSHHCNISFLGTEGIFENLTQEERLTVSIPVQDDGTPACCHMFSYPQFHLLSNSSSPSEVAVVACQNGWEYDNSMFISTLATQFDLVCEKRGLAKASATIFFVGVMAGTVFFGVLCDKYGRRSMLLVSYVSAIVFSVVSAFSSNYIMFAAFRFLTGFALTGITNISVVLSIEWVDTKHRTFIGVFGSISWSLGNMLLAGFAYLVTDWRMLIISVTSPLLVATGIWWWIPESARWLIANGKTETAYKYLQKCATFNKRRDFTSRVKPEALSTVMTAEHQGHSYTYMDLFKTPQLRRLSIFTGIVWYGVASTYYGISLNITSFGLDLYLTHFIYAAIEVPAKILIYFSLNKVGRRVSQTGTLVLTGFCILINIITPTEFWTFRTVIAVLGKGLSEASFTTVILYTTELYPTVMRQNGVGYASFMARLGASISPLIMLLEDMWKLLPEVIFCTVAIFSGLIAWLLPETNNTRLPETIEDIEEIRKKPISFTTENQSNIPLKLAICADTTQ; from the exons ATGAAGTTTGAGAGCATTCTGGAAGAGACGGGTGGGTTTGGGCGATACCAGATTGCACTGGTCTTGCTGATGTTTATACCTCGCATCACAATCCCGTGTCACTTCCTGCTGAACAACTTTATAGCCGCCATCCCATCTCACCATTGTAACATCAGCTTTCTGGGCACTGAGGGAATCTTTGAGAATCTGACTCAGGAGGAGAGACTGACTGTCAGTATTCCAGTGCAGGATGATGGGACTCCTGCTTGCTGTCACATGTTCTCTTATCCTCAATTCCACCTGCTGTCAAACTCTTCCAGCCCCTCAGAGGTTGCTGTAGTCGCGTGCCAGAATGGATGGGAGTATGACAACAGCATGTTCATTAGCACTCTCGCCACACAG TTTGATTTAGTTTGTGAGAAGAGGGGACTTGCCAAAGCATCAGCAACCATATTTTTTGTTGGTGTCATGGCTGGAACTGTGTTCTTTGGAGTGCTCTGTGACAA GTATGGTCGTAGAAGTATGCTGCTGGTGTCTTATGTGTCAGCTATAGTGTTCAGTGTTGTTAGTGCTTTCTCCAGCAACTACATCATGTTTGCTGCCTTCCGCTTCCTGACCGGATTCGCACTGACGGGAATCACCAACATATCAGTTGTTCTCA GTATTGAGTGGGTGGACACTAAACACCGTACATTTATCGGTGTGTTCGGCAGTATTTCCTGGAGCTTAGGCAACATGCTGCTGGCCGGTTTTGCCTATCTGGTCACTGATTGGAGGATGCTGATAATCTCTGTCACTTCTCCTCTTCTTGTTGCTACAGGCATTTggtg GTGGATCCCTGAATCAGCGCGGTGGCTAATAGCAAATGGAAAGACAGAAACAGCGTACAAGTATCTGCAAAAATGTGCTACTTTTAACAAAAGACGAGACTTTACATCTAGAGTTAAACCAGAG GCTTTGTCCACTGTAATGACTGCGGAACACCAGGGTCACAGTTACACTTACATGGACCTGTTCAAAACCCCACAGCTGAGGAGACTCTCAATTTTCACCGGCATAGTCTG GTATGGAGTTGCTTCCACATACTACGGCATCAGCTTAAACATCACCAGTTTTGGGCTTGACCTTTACCTGACACACTTCATTTATGCAGCCATAGAAGTGCCAGCAAAAATCCTCATCTACTTTAGTCTCAATAAGGTTGGCCGTAGAGTCAGTCAGACTGGGACACTGGTGCTCACAGGATTCTGCATACTCATTAACATCATCACACCTACAG AATTCTGGACGTTTCGCACTGTGATTGCAGTGTTGGGTAAAGGACTTTCAGAGGCTTCGTTTACAACTGTGATCTTATACACCACTGAGCTCTACCCAACAGTCATGAG GCAGAATGGAGTTGGCTACGCCAGTTTTATGGCTCGTTTGGGAGCATCCATTTCTCCTCTTATCATGCTCTTAGAAGACATGTGGAAGCTCCTCCCAGAGGTCATTTTCTGCACGGTGGCCATCTTTTCTGGTCTCATCGCTTGGCTTCTCCCTGAAACCAACAACACAAGATTGCCAGAAACCATAGAAGACATTGAAGAAATTCG AAAGAAACCTATCAGCTTCACAACAGAGAATCAGAGTAACATCCCTTTAAAGTTGGCCATCTGTGCAGACACAACGCAGTGA
- the ttbk1b gene encoding tau-tubulin kinase 1 isoform X2 encodes MGRHDDLWSLFYMLVEFTVGQLPWRKIKDKEQVGQIKERYEHRMLLKHMPAEFHIFYDHMLDLDYHTKPDYQLLMSVFENSMKERVITENEPYDWEKSGTDTSLPTSTHTPQQQNTRQTAAIVGMVNVTPVPGELPRENTDDVLQDEHLSDQENAPPALIPSRPSEPAPAPPAGEGWDETDFNLNKLRISISKTAVAAEHEEEPAGGGRSVSPVRVGEADTQARPPRYRRVNSGESDRLSAAEDRGDAADKRSRLDMLGSPSRLIYSSQPAQMFSLEGGQGERLAGGHHDVSADGDQEAHSNAFIRSVPLAEEEDFDSREWVMIDKETELKDFHPGAEPTTSGTTDEEPEELRPLEDHEERRRRGHMHRMGGAEAVVRPKTQRGMMIVAEGEGAGPSPAQSPCHSLPPTSPRRRESEPFGPDGPEAAVAEPSPSSSQTRLKRVDFVSGVLMFDDLREEGVKSGGSGSDGSPRSSEGSPEGAASTLLAPAHRDHDQEEGSRTLVLVSAGNGQVSPGDGQGTLAALTPQGERPVPGESEPGTLSSIVRSEPRPIVMTSAAVITSGSSSPPFTKVERTFIHIAETTHLNVMTARHRPPGLDELMSTEREERERVSEQEQKESEGVTLERGEDEGEKEEREDDEKVRKCNREEAETLFLPESHDQPETTIIEEAGVSKEAKLEVRPEGVPPEADQQKEQQQEESQTSLTPEQNRDAELEDEKDMSPLEAESPDRKPHPQRRSRIPVLMSEEETGSDKSSQMSQEQFQRTRKSRQQQLARLVLERKQTHLIRSRSASSQSPTLSTTASEDETHQSDDSARGEREADGKIRSRIPRPVTPIRGLSDQLGGTTLPQTQRSVSFIQYRTNSHVNPRIQKSASLHTNIHQQLPKPQLRPSQTLPPRPPSSGPSQSQGSRTATRTVSRTSAVNATRSISTSPRSYTTSRTDSPSPQRIRRQPAANEAQRQPEPPCPPQSKSKPQDSTPKKSKSHPSTSSQKARKDPLESKTKTRY; translated from the exons atggGTCGTCATGATGATTTGTGGTCATTGTTTTATATGCTGGTGGAGTTTACTGTTGGACAATTACCATGGCGAAAGATAAAAGATAAG GAGCAGGTGGGACAGATTAAAGAGCGCTACGAGCACAGGATGCTGTTGAAACACATGCCTGCTGAGTTTCATATCTTCTATGATCATATGCTGGATTTAGATTACCACACCAAACCTGATTATCAG TTGCTAATGTCAGTATTTGAGAACAGCATGAAAGAGAGGGTGATAACAGAAAATGAGCCTTATGACTGGGAAAAATCTGGAACAGATACGTCCCTTCCCACCAGCACACACACGCCACAGCAACAAAACACACGGCAAACTGCTGCCATTGTGGG GATGGTGAATGTGACTCCTGTACCTGGTGAATTACCGAGGGAAAACACTGATGATGTTCTGCAAGACGAACACCTGAGTGACCAAGAGAACGCTCCACCTGCTTTGATACCCAGCAGGCCTAGCGAACCTGCTCCAGCCCCACCTGCTGGTGAAGGATGGGATGAAACTGACTTCAACCTTAACAAACTCAGGATCAGCATCAGTAAG ACGGCAGTAGCAGCAGAGCATGAGGAGGAGCCTGCAGGAGGAGGGAGGTCTGTTTCCCCGGTGAGGGTGGGGGAAGCAGATACTCAGGCCCGCCCTCCAAGGTACCGGAGAGTCAACAGCGGAGAATCTGACCGCCTGTCTGCTGCAGAGGATAGAGGAGATGCTGCAGATAAACG CTCTCGTTTGGACATGCTGGGTTCTCCATCCAGGCTCATCTACTCTTCCCAGCCTGCTCAAATGTTCTCTTTAGAAGGTGGGCAGGGAGAACGACTGGCTGGTGGCCACCATGATGTCTCTGCAGACGGTGACCAGGAAGCCCACAGCAATGCCTTCATCCGCTCAGTCCCACTGGCAGAGGAAGAGGACTTTGACAGCAGGGAGTGGGTGATGATTGATAAAGAAACAGAGTTGAAAGACTTCCATCCTGGGGCAGAGCCCACAACCTCAGGCACCACGGATGAGGAACCAGAGGAATTACGCCCCCTTGAGGACCATGAGGAGAGGAGAAGGAGAGGACATATGCATAGGATGGGTGGAGCTGAGGCTGTGGTACGACCCAAAACACAACGTGGGATGATGATTGTAGCAGAGGGGGAGGGGGCTGGACCAAGCCCTGCCCAATCACCTTGTCACTCGTTGCCTCCTACCAGCCCAAGAAGAAGGGAGTCAGAGCCGTTTGGACCTGATGGACCG GAGGCTGCAGTGGCTGAACCTTCACCTTCGTCCTCTCAGACGCGTCTGAAGCGAGTCGACTTTGTGTCTGGCGTGTTGATGTTTGACGATCTGAGAGAGGAGGGTGTGAAGAGTGGAGGCTCAGGCAGTGATGGAAGCCCTCGCAGTAGTGAGGGAAGTCCAGAGGGTGCTGCATCCACCCTACTCGCCCCGGCCCACCGGGACCATGACCAGGAAGAGGGCTCACGCACACTGGTGCTTGTGTCTGCTGGTAATGGGCAGGTTTCTCCTGGTGATGGGCAGGGAACTCTCGCCGCATTGACACCGCAGGGCGAGCGACCCGTGCCTGGTGAATCCGAACCCGGGACTCTTTCCTCCATCGTTAGGTCGGAGCCCAGGCCTATTGTCATGACATCTGCAGCTGTGATCACCAGCGGTTCTTCCTCACCGCCGTTCACCAAGGTGGAACGCACTTTCATCCACATCGCTGAAACGACACATCTCAATGTCATGACAGCCAGACACCGTCCGCCTGGACTGGATGAGCTGATGTCTACAGAGCGTGAGGAGAGGGAAAGGGTCAGTGAACAAGAGCAAAAGGAAAGTGAGGGGGTTACATTAGAAAGAGGAGAGGATGAGGGGGAAAAAGAAGAGAGGGAAGATGATGAAAAAGTAAGGAAATGTAACAGAGAGGAAGCAGAGACTTTGTTTTTACCCGAGTCACATGACCAGCCAGAGACTACAATTATTGAGGAAGCAGGAGTCTCCAAAGAAGCCAAACTGGAAGTCAGACCTGAGGGTGTCCCACCAGAAGCAGACCAGCAAAaggagcagcagcaggaagaGAGTCAAACTTCACTGACACCTGAACAAAACAGAGATGCGGAGTTGGAAGATGAGAAGGATATGTCTCCACTTGAGGCGGAGTCACCTGATAGAAAGCCACACCCACAGAGGCGGAGCCGTATCCCGGTGCTTATGTCAGAAGAGGAAACAGGCTCAGACAAGTCATCACAGATGAGTCAAGAACAGTTTCAGCGAACTCGCAAAAGCCGACAACAACAGCTGGCTCGTCTCGTCCTGGAGCGCAAACAAACCCACCTGATTCGCTCTCGCTCCGCCTCCTCACAGTCCCCAACACTCTCAACCACTGCATCTGAAGATGAAACCCACCAATCAGACGACTCGgcgagaggagagagagaagcagatggGAAAATTAGGAGCAGGATCCCTCGTCCAGTCACACCTATCAGGGGGTTATCCGACCAACTGGGTGGCACGACCCTTCCACAAACCCAGAGATCTGTGTCTTTCATTCAGTATAG AACCAACAGTCATGTCAATCCCAGGATTCAAAAGTCTGCAAGTCTGCACACAAATATCCATCAGCAGCTGCCTAAACCTCAGCTCCGTCCCTCTCAAACACTTCCACCCCGTCCTCCATCTTCAGGCCCTTCCCAATCACAGGGAAGTCGGACAGCCACACGTACCGTTTCTCGTACCTCAGCTGTTAATGCCACCCGAAGCATCAGCACTTCCCCTCGGAGCTACACCACCTCTCGCACCGACAGCCCTTCGCCTCAGCGCATTCGCCGACAGCCTGCAGCCAATGAAGCGCAACGACAGCCCGAACCTCCTTGCCCACCGCAGTCCAAATCCAAACCTCAGGATTCCACCCCCAAAAAGAGCAAATCCCACCCATCAACGTCATCACAAAAGGCAAGGAAAGATCCACTGGAGTCAAAGACTAAAACAAGATATTAA
- the ttbk1b gene encoding tau-tubulin kinase 1 isoform X1: MQCIGPGVHGDENMNGAGEQVDILPSNCLVKERWKVLKKIGGGGFGEIYEALDLLARENVALKVESAQQPKQVLKMEVAVLKKLQGKNHVCKFIGCGRNDKFNYVVMQLQGRNLADLRRSQPRGTFSMSTTLRLGKQILESIEAIHSVGFLHRDIKPSNFAMGRLPSTCRKCYMLDFGLARQYTNTNGEVRPPRTVAGFRGTVRYASVNAHKNKEMGRHDDLWSLFYMLVEFTVGQLPWRKIKDKEQVGQIKERYEHRMLLKHMPAEFHIFYDHMLDLDYHTKPDYQLLMSVFENSMKERVITENEPYDWEKSGTDTSLPTSTHTPQQQNTRQTAAIVGMVNVTPVPGELPRENTDDVLQDEHLSDQENAPPALIPSRPSEPAPAPPAGEGWDETDFNLNKLRISISKTAVAAEHEEEPAGGGRSVSPVRVGEADTQARPPRYRRVNSGESDRLSAAEDRGDAADKRSRLDMLGSPSRLIYSSQPAQMFSLEGGQGERLAGGHHDVSADGDQEAHSNAFIRSVPLAEEEDFDSREWVMIDKETELKDFHPGAEPTTSGTTDEEPEELRPLEDHEERRRRGHMHRMGGAEAVVRPKTQRGMMIVAEGEGAGPSPAQSPCHSLPPTSPRRRESEPFGPDGPEAAVAEPSPSSSQTRLKRVDFVSGVLMFDDLREEGVKSGGSGSDGSPRSSEGSPEGAASTLLAPAHRDHDQEEGSRTLVLVSAGNGQVSPGDGQGTLAALTPQGERPVPGESEPGTLSSIVRSEPRPIVMTSAAVITSGSSSPPFTKVERTFIHIAETTHLNVMTARHRPPGLDELMSTEREERERVSEQEQKESEGVTLERGEDEGEKEEREDDEKVRKCNREEAETLFLPESHDQPETTIIEEAGVSKEAKLEVRPEGVPPEADQQKEQQQEESQTSLTPEQNRDAELEDEKDMSPLEAESPDRKPHPQRRSRIPVLMSEEETGSDKSSQMSQEQFQRTRKSRQQQLARLVLERKQTHLIRSRSASSQSPTLSTTASEDETHQSDDSARGEREADGKIRSRIPRPVTPIRGLSDQLGGTTLPQTQRSVSFIQYRTNSHVNPRIQKSASLHTNIHQQLPKPQLRPSQTLPPRPPSSGPSQSQGSRTATRTVSRTSAVNATRSISTSPRSYTTSRTDSPSPQRIRRQPAANEAQRQPEPPCPPQSKSKPQDSTPKKSKSHPSTSSQKARKDPLESKTKTRY, encoded by the exons GAAAGAATCATGTTTGCAAATTTATTGGATGTGGAAGAAATGACAAGTTCAATTACGTTGTCATGCAGTTGCAG GGAAGGAATCTTGCTGATCTCAGGAGGAGTCAGCCTAGAGGGACGTTCAGTATGAGCACAACTCTACGGTTGGGGAAACAGATTCTGGAGTCCATTGAAGCTATTCACTCTGTGGGCTTCCTGCACCGGGACATTAAACCT TCTAATTTTGCCATGGGCCGATTGCCGTCTACCTGTAGGAAATGTTACATGCTGGACTTTGGTTTGGCACGACAGTACACTAATACGAATGGGGAAGTGCGGCct CCCAGGACTGTGGCTGGGTTCAGAGGGACAGTACGCTATGCTTCCGTTAATGCTCATAAAAACAAG gaaatggGTCGTCATGATGATTTGTGGTCATTGTTTTATATGCTGGTGGAGTTTACTGTTGGACAATTACCATGGCGAAAGATAAAAGATAAG GAGCAGGTGGGACAGATTAAAGAGCGCTACGAGCACAGGATGCTGTTGAAACACATGCCTGCTGAGTTTCATATCTTCTATGATCATATGCTGGATTTAGATTACCACACCAAACCTGATTATCAG TTGCTAATGTCAGTATTTGAGAACAGCATGAAAGAGAGGGTGATAACAGAAAATGAGCCTTATGACTGGGAAAAATCTGGAACAGATACGTCCCTTCCCACCAGCACACACACGCCACAGCAACAAAACACACGGCAAACTGCTGCCATTGTGGG GATGGTGAATGTGACTCCTGTACCTGGTGAATTACCGAGGGAAAACACTGATGATGTTCTGCAAGACGAACACCTGAGTGACCAAGAGAACGCTCCACCTGCTTTGATACCCAGCAGGCCTAGCGAACCTGCTCCAGCCCCACCTGCTGGTGAAGGATGGGATGAAACTGACTTCAACCTTAACAAACTCAGGATCAGCATCAGTAAG ACGGCAGTAGCAGCAGAGCATGAGGAGGAGCCTGCAGGAGGAGGGAGGTCTGTTTCCCCGGTGAGGGTGGGGGAAGCAGATACTCAGGCCCGCCCTCCAAGGTACCGGAGAGTCAACAGCGGAGAATCTGACCGCCTGTCTGCTGCAGAGGATAGAGGAGATGCTGCAGATAAACG CTCTCGTTTGGACATGCTGGGTTCTCCATCCAGGCTCATCTACTCTTCCCAGCCTGCTCAAATGTTCTCTTTAGAAGGTGGGCAGGGAGAACGACTGGCTGGTGGCCACCATGATGTCTCTGCAGACGGTGACCAGGAAGCCCACAGCAATGCCTTCATCCGCTCAGTCCCACTGGCAGAGGAAGAGGACTTTGACAGCAGGGAGTGGGTGATGATTGATAAAGAAACAGAGTTGAAAGACTTCCATCCTGGGGCAGAGCCCACAACCTCAGGCACCACGGATGAGGAACCAGAGGAATTACGCCCCCTTGAGGACCATGAGGAGAGGAGAAGGAGAGGACATATGCATAGGATGGGTGGAGCTGAGGCTGTGGTACGACCCAAAACACAACGTGGGATGATGATTGTAGCAGAGGGGGAGGGGGCTGGACCAAGCCCTGCCCAATCACCTTGTCACTCGTTGCCTCCTACCAGCCCAAGAAGAAGGGAGTCAGAGCCGTTTGGACCTGATGGACCG GAGGCTGCAGTGGCTGAACCTTCACCTTCGTCCTCTCAGACGCGTCTGAAGCGAGTCGACTTTGTGTCTGGCGTGTTGATGTTTGACGATCTGAGAGAGGAGGGTGTGAAGAGTGGAGGCTCAGGCAGTGATGGAAGCCCTCGCAGTAGTGAGGGAAGTCCAGAGGGTGCTGCATCCACCCTACTCGCCCCGGCCCACCGGGACCATGACCAGGAAGAGGGCTCACGCACACTGGTGCTTGTGTCTGCTGGTAATGGGCAGGTTTCTCCTGGTGATGGGCAGGGAACTCTCGCCGCATTGACACCGCAGGGCGAGCGACCCGTGCCTGGTGAATCCGAACCCGGGACTCTTTCCTCCATCGTTAGGTCGGAGCCCAGGCCTATTGTCATGACATCTGCAGCTGTGATCACCAGCGGTTCTTCCTCACCGCCGTTCACCAAGGTGGAACGCACTTTCATCCACATCGCTGAAACGACACATCTCAATGTCATGACAGCCAGACACCGTCCGCCTGGACTGGATGAGCTGATGTCTACAGAGCGTGAGGAGAGGGAAAGGGTCAGTGAACAAGAGCAAAAGGAAAGTGAGGGGGTTACATTAGAAAGAGGAGAGGATGAGGGGGAAAAAGAAGAGAGGGAAGATGATGAAAAAGTAAGGAAATGTAACAGAGAGGAAGCAGAGACTTTGTTTTTACCCGAGTCACATGACCAGCCAGAGACTACAATTATTGAGGAAGCAGGAGTCTCCAAAGAAGCCAAACTGGAAGTCAGACCTGAGGGTGTCCCACCAGAAGCAGACCAGCAAAaggagcagcagcaggaagaGAGTCAAACTTCACTGACACCTGAACAAAACAGAGATGCGGAGTTGGAAGATGAGAAGGATATGTCTCCACTTGAGGCGGAGTCACCTGATAGAAAGCCACACCCACAGAGGCGGAGCCGTATCCCGGTGCTTATGTCAGAAGAGGAAACAGGCTCAGACAAGTCATCACAGATGAGTCAAGAACAGTTTCAGCGAACTCGCAAAAGCCGACAACAACAGCTGGCTCGTCTCGTCCTGGAGCGCAAACAAACCCACCTGATTCGCTCTCGCTCCGCCTCCTCACAGTCCCCAACACTCTCAACCACTGCATCTGAAGATGAAACCCACCAATCAGACGACTCGgcgagaggagagagagaagcagatggGAAAATTAGGAGCAGGATCCCTCGTCCAGTCACACCTATCAGGGGGTTATCCGACCAACTGGGTGGCACGACCCTTCCACAAACCCAGAGATCTGTGTCTTTCATTCAGTATAG AACCAACAGTCATGTCAATCCCAGGATTCAAAAGTCTGCAAGTCTGCACACAAATATCCATCAGCAGCTGCCTAAACCTCAGCTCCGTCCCTCTCAAACACTTCCACCCCGTCCTCCATCTTCAGGCCCTTCCCAATCACAGGGAAGTCGGACAGCCACACGTACCGTTTCTCGTACCTCAGCTGTTAATGCCACCCGAAGCATCAGCACTTCCCCTCGGAGCTACACCACCTCTCGCACCGACAGCCCTTCGCCTCAGCGCATTCGCCGACAGCCTGCAGCCAATGAAGCGCAACGACAGCCCGAACCTCCTTGCCCACCGCAGTCCAAATCCAAACCTCAGGATTCCACCCCCAAAAAGAGCAAATCCCACCCATCAACGTCATCACAAAAGGCAAGGAAAGATCCACTGGAGTCAAAGACTAAAACAAGATATTAA
- the slc22a7b.4 gene encoding solute carrier family 22 member 7 isoform X2, protein MFSYPQFHLLSNSSSPSEVAVVACQNGWEYDNSMFISTLATQFDLVCEKRGLAKASATIFFVGVMAGTVFFGVLCDKYGRRSMLLVSYVSAIVFSVVSAFSSNYIMFAAFRFLTGFALTGITNISVVLSIEWVDTKHRTFIGVFGSISWSLGNMLLAGFAYLVTDWRMLIISVTSPLLVATGIWWWIPESARWLIANGKTETAYKYLQKCATFNKRRDFTSRVKPEALSTVMTAEHQGHSYTYMDLFKTPQLRRLSIFTGIVWYGVASTYYGISLNITSFGLDLYLTHFIYAAIEVPAKILIYFSLNKVGRRVSQTGTLVLTGFCILINIITPTEFWTFRTVIAVLGKGLSEASFTTVILYTTELYPTVMRQNGVGYASFMARLGASISPLIMLLEDMWKLLPEVIFCTVAIFSGLIAWLLPETNNTRLPETIEDIEEIRKKPISFTTENQSNIPLKLAICADTTQ, encoded by the exons ATGTTCTCTTATCCTCAATTCCACCTGCTGTCAAACTCTTCCAGCCCCTCAGAGGTTGCTGTAGTCGCGTGCCAGAATGGATGGGAGTATGACAACAGCATGTTCATTAGCACTCTCGCCACACAG TTTGATTTAGTTTGTGAGAAGAGGGGACTTGCCAAAGCATCAGCAACCATATTTTTTGTTGGTGTCATGGCTGGAACTGTGTTCTTTGGAGTGCTCTGTGACAA GTATGGTCGTAGAAGTATGCTGCTGGTGTCTTATGTGTCAGCTATAGTGTTCAGTGTTGTTAGTGCTTTCTCCAGCAACTACATCATGTTTGCTGCCTTCCGCTTCCTGACCGGATTCGCACTGACGGGAATCACCAACATATCAGTTGTTCTCA GTATTGAGTGGGTGGACACTAAACACCGTACATTTATCGGTGTGTTCGGCAGTATTTCCTGGAGCTTAGGCAACATGCTGCTGGCCGGTTTTGCCTATCTGGTCACTGATTGGAGGATGCTGATAATCTCTGTCACTTCTCCTCTTCTTGTTGCTACAGGCATTTggtg GTGGATCCCTGAATCAGCGCGGTGGCTAATAGCAAATGGAAAGACAGAAACAGCGTACAAGTATCTGCAAAAATGTGCTACTTTTAACAAAAGACGAGACTTTACATCTAGAGTTAAACCAGAG GCTTTGTCCACTGTAATGACTGCGGAACACCAGGGTCACAGTTACACTTACATGGACCTGTTCAAAACCCCACAGCTGAGGAGACTCTCAATTTTCACCGGCATAGTCTG GTATGGAGTTGCTTCCACATACTACGGCATCAGCTTAAACATCACCAGTTTTGGGCTTGACCTTTACCTGACACACTTCATTTATGCAGCCATAGAAGTGCCAGCAAAAATCCTCATCTACTTTAGTCTCAATAAGGTTGGCCGTAGAGTCAGTCAGACTGGGACACTGGTGCTCACAGGATTCTGCATACTCATTAACATCATCACACCTACAG AATTCTGGACGTTTCGCACTGTGATTGCAGTGTTGGGTAAAGGACTTTCAGAGGCTTCGTTTACAACTGTGATCTTATACACCACTGAGCTCTACCCAACAGTCATGAG GCAGAATGGAGTTGGCTACGCCAGTTTTATGGCTCGTTTGGGAGCATCCATTTCTCCTCTTATCATGCTCTTAGAAGACATGTGGAAGCTCCTCCCAGAGGTCATTTTCTGCACGGTGGCCATCTTTTCTGGTCTCATCGCTTGGCTTCTCCCTGAAACCAACAACACAAGATTGCCAGAAACCATAGAAGACATTGAAGAAATTCG AAAGAAACCTATCAGCTTCACAACAGAGAATCAGAGTAACATCCCTTTAAAGTTGGCCATCTGTGCAGACACAACGCAGTGA